The Clostridiaceae bacterium HFYG-1003 genome includes a window with the following:
- a CDS encoding ABC transporter permease has protein sequence MAKFWQRCYLFAVFAFLYAPIVVLIVFSFNEGKTRGSWDGFSLVWYEALFQDEEVLSAVRNTFTVAIVTTAVSTTVGTLGAIGLSQYLFKTRRRILALNQVPIINPDIVMAVGLMVLYRSLNLDFGLLTLTLAHIAFTVPYVVLSVLPKLKQMPAALPEAAMDLGATPWQTLWRVVIPQIRPGIITGALIAFTLSIDDFVISFFTTGNGVETVSTMVFSMARRGINPVINALSTLMFVMMLGLLVITYLKTDREDTP, from the coding sequence ATGGCTAAATTCTGGCAGCGATGCTACCTGTTTGCGGTATTTGCCTTCCTGTACGCTCCCATCGTTGTTCTCATTGTCTTTTCCTTTAATGAAGGAAAGACCAGGGGAAGCTGGGACGGTTTCTCCCTGGTCTGGTATGAGGCTCTGTTTCAGGATGAGGAGGTTCTGTCCGCCGTGCGCAACACCTTTACGGTGGCCATTGTGACTACGGCAGTCTCCACCACCGTCGGAACCCTGGGTGCCATTGGATTGTCACAATATCTGTTTAAGACCCGGCGACGGATTCTGGCGCTTAACCAGGTGCCGATCATCAACCCGGATATTGTCATGGCTGTGGGACTTATGGTGCTCTACCGGAGCCTGAACCTGGACTTTGGCCTTTTGACCCTGACCCTGGCCCACATTGCCTTTACCGTGCCCTATGTGGTTTTATCGGTGCTGCCCAAGCTCAAGCAGATGCCGGCAGCTCTGCCGGAAGCGGCCATGGATCTGGGGGCGACTCCCTGGCAGACCCTGTGGCGGGTTGTGATACCTCAGATTCGCCCGGGGATCATTACCGGCGCGCTCATCGCGTTTACTCTGTCAATTGACGATTTCGTCATTTCCTTCTTTACCACCGGCAATGGGGTGGAAACCGTCTCGACGATGGTCTTCTCCATGGCCCGGCGAGGCATCAACCCGGTCATCAACGCGCTGTCAACCTTAATGTTCGTCATGATGCTGGGGCTTTTGGTAATTACTTATCTCAAGACGGATCGGGAGGATACGCCATGA
- a CDS encoding ABC transporter permease, whose translation MKAYKKTAAPYLVWAGVFVVISLFMVFYFALTTETGSFTLSNFSRIWSGRTVGTIFRSLRIAALTTILSLIIGYPFAYIVSSLRTRFQTTAIMLIMIPMWMNFLLRTYAWVTILSKNGILNSLLGRLGMGPADLLYTEGAVILGMVYNFLPFMILPIYTALEKMDQGLIEAAQDLGSNRLQTFTRVIFPLSLPGVLSGVSMVFIPAISTFEITALLGGNKTNLIGNVIEQQFTVTGDWNYGSALSVILMVFLVISLIFTREEDVQDSASLKPLTDRSRLVGEEVSHG comes from the coding sequence ATGAAAGCCTATAAGAAAACAGCGGCGCCGTATCTGGTCTGGGCTGGAGTCTTTGTGGTCATCTCGCTGTTCATGGTCTTTTATTTCGCGCTGACCACTGAGACCGGATCGTTCACGCTGTCCAACTTCAGCCGGATCTGGTCGGGCCGGACCGTTGGAACCATTTTCCGGTCACTGCGGATTGCGGCCTTGACAACGATCCTGTCTCTGATCATCGGGTATCCGTTTGCCTATATCGTGTCCTCCCTGAGAACCCGATTTCAGACGACAGCCATCATGCTCATCATGATCCCCATGTGGATGAACTTCCTGCTTCGAACCTATGCCTGGGTAACGATTCTTTCGAAAAACGGCATTCTCAACAGTCTGCTGGGCCGGCTTGGCATGGGACCGGCGGATCTGCTCTATACCGAAGGAGCGGTTATCCTGGGCATGGTTTATAACTTCCTGCCTTTTATGATTCTGCCAATTTACACCGCCCTGGAAAAAATGGATCAGGGTCTGATCGAGGCAGCTCAGGACCTGGGAAGCAATCGACTGCAGACATTCACCCGGGTCATCTTCCCGCTGTCGCTGCCAGGTGTTCTGTCCGGGGTTTCCATGGTCTTTATTCCCGCCATTTCAACCTTTGAGATTACCGCTCTGCTGGGCGGCAATAAAACCAACCTGATCGGCAACGTCATCGAGCAGCAGTTCACGGTCACCGGCGACTGGAACTATGGTTCGGCATTGTCGGTGATTCTTATGGTGTTCCTGGTGATTTCCCTGATTTTTACCAGAGAGGAAGATGTGCAGGATTCGGCGTCGCTCAAGCCGCTGACTGACCGGAGCCGCCTTGTCGGCGAGGAGGTGTCCCATGGCTAA
- a CDS encoding glycine/sarcosine/betaine reductase component B subunit, with amino-acid sequence MKLERRKVKISDVVFGDQNAVAGEQLVLNRDELVSFIKGLDNIVDVAVDIAKPGEKTRIIPVKDVIEPRVKVEGVPGFAGVTSLTGQLGHGAYNVLEGVAIVTIGDIVGFQEGVIDMWGEGAKWTPFSKTFNLVVDLTVDPALKPHEHEKTVRMAGLLTSEYVGKIAKDAPVYETDTFEVGSIDEETAKYPNLPKVVYAEMLITQGLLHDSYIYGVDAKQIIPTVLHPLEEIDGAVVSGNCVAACDKITTYQHQNNSVILELLKKHGKEINFVGAVMVPELTTLEGKYRSCDFTAKLCKQLGADGVIVSEEGYGNPDSDLVMIAQRLEKQGIKAVLITDECSGWDGASQPLADTKPEAKAVVSTGNVSHVVTLPKADRILGNPESIANLAGGWAGAYDAETGVMKCELNAVIGATSEIGYHNLKVVEY; translated from the coding sequence TTGAAACTGGAAAGACGCAAGGTTAAAATCAGTGATGTTGTGTTTGGCGATCAAAACGCGGTCGCAGGGGAACAACTGGTTTTGAACCGTGATGAATTGGTCAGCTTTATCAAGGGACTGGATAATATCGTTGATGTTGCCGTTGATATCGCAAAGCCAGGTGAAAAGACCCGGATCATCCCCGTCAAGGACGTCATTGAGCCAAGAGTCAAGGTAGAAGGTGTTCCAGGCTTTGCCGGAGTGACATCTTTGACCGGTCAGCTGGGCCATGGGGCTTACAACGTTCTGGAAGGAGTTGCCATTGTTACCATCGGTGACATTGTCGGATTCCAGGAAGGCGTTATTGACATGTGGGGCGAAGGAGCCAAGTGGACTCCCTTCTCCAAAACCTTCAACCTGGTGGTTGATCTGACCGTTGATCCGGCACTGAAGCCGCACGAGCATGAGAAAACCGTCCGTATGGCGGGTCTTCTGACCTCCGAATATGTCGGAAAGATTGCCAAGGACGCTCCGGTTTATGAAACGGATACATTCGAAGTCGGTTCGATTGATGAAGAGACTGCAAAATATCCCAACCTGCCCAAGGTTGTTTATGCCGAAATGCTCATTACCCAGGGACTTCTCCATGATTCCTACATCTATGGCGTGGATGCCAAGCAGATCATCCCGACCGTTCTCCATCCGCTGGAAGAAATCGACGGAGCCGTTGTATCCGGAAACTGCGTGGCAGCCTGTGACAAGATCACAACCTACCAGCATCAGAACAACTCCGTGATCCTTGAACTCCTCAAGAAGCACGGCAAGGAAATCAATTTCGTGGGAGCTGTCATGGTTCCTGAACTGACGACGCTGGAAGGCAAGTACCGGTCCTGCGACTTCACCGCCAAGCTGTGCAAGCAGCTGGGAGCAGACGGAGTCATCGTTTCCGAAGAAGGCTACGGCAACCCGGATTCCGATCTGGTCATGATTGCCCAGCGTCTGGAAAAGCAGGGAATCAAAGCAGTTCTGATCACCGATGAATGCTCCGGCTGGGATGGCGCGAGCCAGCCTTTGGCGGATACCAAGCCTGAGGCCAAAGCCGTTGTCTCAACAGGCAACGTCTCTCATGTAGTGACTCTGCCCAAGGCTGACCGGATCCTGGGAAATCCAGAATCCATCGCCAACCTGGCAGGCGGCTGGGCCGGCGCTTACGATGCCGAAACCGGAGTGATGAAATGCGAGCTCAATGCTGTCATCGGAGCGACTTCCGAAATCGGCTATCATAACCTGAAAGTCGTCGAGTACTAG
- a CDS encoding GntR family transcriptional regulator: MDHEKSKIYNELKRRIIEFTYKPGSILNEVDLAEEFGVSRSPIRTALQELERDSLIQIVPRYGAQVAAIDFRNVKGLFEVTKQLDPYATRLAVKKITPEQLAELKELIRRLETFSTTDRYQDAINTDERFHEIIFEACDNKWLTETLERLHIHTERLWHYCNDYFDEMSIFTRTFKMIVEAIEAQDEDAAEQAAKEHIDDFLARIKEAIF, from the coding sequence ATGGATCACGAAAAATCAAAAATTTATAATGAACTGAAACGCAGAATCATTGAATTTACCTATAAGCCCGGCAGCATTCTCAATGAGGTGGATCTGGCAGAGGAATTCGGAGTCAGCCGGTCGCCCATCCGGACAGCCTTGCAGGAACTGGAGCGTGATTCCCTGATCCAGATTGTACCGCGGTACGGCGCTCAGGTGGCAGCCATTGATTTTCGAAATGTCAAGGGCTTGTTTGAGGTGACAAAACAGCTGGACCCTTACGCAACCCGTCTGGCCGTGAAGAAAATCACCCCGGAGCAGCTGGCGGAATTGAAGGAACTGATCCGCAGACTGGAAACCTTCTCCACTACGGACCGCTACCAGGATGCCATCAATACGGATGAACGCTTCCATGAGATCATCTTTGAGGCCTGCGACAACAAATGGCTCACCGAAACCTTGGAACGACTGCATATCCATACCGAACGGCTCTGGCATTACTGCAACGATTATTTCGATGAGATGTCGATTTTCACACGTACCTTCAAAATGATTGTGGAGGCGATTGAGGCTCAGGATGAAGATGCTGCCGAACAGGCAGCCAAGGAACATATTGATGATTTCCTGGCCCGGATCAAGGAAGCCATCTTTTAA
- the grdA gene encoding glycine/sarcosine/betaine reductase complex selenoprotein A — protein sequence MSRYDDKKVIIIGDRDGIPAPAIAECLKDSSAEIVFASTECFVUTAAGAMDLENQKRVVEATEKYGAENVVVLIGASEAESAGLAAETVTAGDPTFAGPLAGVALGLRVYHAVEPEFKEEVNADVYEEQIGMMEMVLEVDDIIAEMKSIREQHSKFQD from the coding sequence ATGTCAAGATATGATGACAAAAAAGTGATCATTATCGGCGACAGAGACGGCATTCCGGCTCCTGCAATTGCAGAGTGCCTGAAAGACAGCAGTGCAGAAATCGTATTTGCTTCCACCGAATGCTTCGTCTGAACTGCCGCTGGCGCGATGGACCTGGAAAACCAGAAAAGAGTTGTTGAGGCTACCGAGAAATACGGTGCTGAGAACGTTGTGGTTTTAATTGGTGCATCTGAAGCCGAGTCTGCCGGTCTGGCAGCTGAAACAGTTACAGCAGGAGATCCTACCTTTGCCGGTCCTCTGGCCGGAGTTGCGCTTGGACTGAGAGTTTACCACGCTGTGGAACCTGAATTCAAAGAAGAAGTCAACGCTGATGTCTATGAGGAACAGATTGGTATGATGGAAATGGTTCTTGAAGTGGATGATATCATTGCTGAAATGAAATCCATCCGGGAACAGCATTCCAAATTCCAGGACTAA
- a CDS encoding NYN domain-containing protein, which yields MAIRSNHRIIGILAPVDSGKTTLAEALLFEGGALRQKGRVDHRDSFLDTGTMERRRGITIFSKIARLAGHDTSLILLDTPGHQDFGPETERVLAVLDYCILVVNGADGVTAQTRRLWGLLEAYRVPVFLFINKTDQAGVDPDRILNQLRTQLSDHIQEFSGNVTRSEEVSLAWEPLLEEYLKAGHLEPDTIQEAIVRRTLFPCYAGSALKGAGVTQFLEGLFDWTRSRDYPDTFSARVYKISRDETGQRLTHVKVTGGRLRNKSLIGEDKINELRRYTGTGYESVQTAVAGDIVALAGLRSTRAGQVLGEGEEEIEPIVFPVLSYRLRPVNEADRARLTALVKELGEELPDLDVLVDSEGYPLVHIMGEILLEVLLELIRERGDLEVSVDEGSIIYRETITQPVVGIGHFEPLRHYAEVHLLLEPSAAPGIRVQSRLDVSRLAVNRQQQVLYWLRSREHPGVLTGASLSHLSITLVAGRDHDKHTQGGDFREATGRALRQGLLQARALGACRLLEPFYRFRILTAQSFVGRILTDLDRLGAKDLLTQPAEEGMELSGMGPVATLRSYFRELSALTRGEARLSYDIHGYEPCHDEASVVAAAAYDPEQDALAPGGSVFCTGGAGALVPWDQVAAMAHLEPMILEPAKDSPVATVRQSDSGPIGSEEIDQILSRTFYANANEKKQWKKARKADRVETVRLPRQEARTGPDYLLIDGYNVIHAWPELAELANVNFDAAREKLIEILKDHGGFTAERIEVVFDAWKVTGGSGSQIDDEGVTVVFTRENETADRWIERRSGELARRHPVRVVTSDQAEQMMAAGSGALVFSARRFRQIVTEVRDAAMAEHQRRSGPQIPYRPLQNVLSEENSLKREDK from the coding sequence ATGGCGATCCGATCAAATCATCGAATCATTGGAATTCTGGCACCGGTGGATTCGGGGAAAACAACTCTGGCGGAAGCGCTGCTCTTCGAGGGGGGCGCACTACGGCAGAAAGGGCGGGTGGATCACAGGGACTCCTTTTTGGACACGGGCACCATGGAGCGTCGGCGGGGGATCACGATTTTTTCCAAAATCGCCCGGCTGGCGGGGCATGACACCTCCCTGATCCTGCTCGATACACCCGGGCATCAGGATTTTGGTCCGGAGACGGAGCGTGTCCTGGCGGTCCTGGATTACTGCATTCTGGTGGTGAATGGCGCGGACGGAGTAACTGCTCAGACCCGGCGGCTGTGGGGATTGCTGGAAGCTTACCGGGTACCGGTATTTCTTTTTATCAACAAAACCGATCAGGCCGGCGTGGATCCCGACAGGATCCTGAATCAGCTGCGGACTCAGCTGTCGGATCATATCCAGGAGTTTTCCGGAAATGTGACTCGGTCAGAAGAAGTTTCGCTGGCCTGGGAGCCATTGCTGGAGGAATATCTGAAAGCCGGGCATCTGGAGCCGGACACCATTCAGGAAGCCATTGTCAGGCGGACCCTCTTTCCTTGCTACGCCGGGTCGGCGCTGAAGGGAGCCGGGGTAACCCAGTTCCTGGAGGGGCTGTTTGACTGGACCCGGTCCCGGGATTATCCGGACACCTTCTCGGCCCGGGTGTATAAAATCAGTCGGGATGAAACCGGTCAGCGCCTGACTCATGTCAAGGTGACGGGCGGACGGCTGCGCAACAAGAGCCTGATCGGCGAGGACAAGATCAATGAACTGAGACGCTATACCGGAACCGGATACGAGAGCGTCCAGACAGCCGTCGCGGGAGATATTGTCGCGCTTGCCGGCCTACGTTCTACGCGGGCGGGACAGGTCTTGGGCGAAGGGGAGGAAGAGATCGAACCGATCGTGTTCCCGGTGCTGAGTTATCGGCTTCGCCCGGTGAACGAGGCGGATCGGGCGCGCTTGACCGCCCTGGTGAAGGAACTGGGGGAGGAACTGCCGGACCTGGATGTCCTGGTGGATTCTGAGGGTTATCCCCTGGTTCACATCATGGGTGAAATACTGCTGGAAGTTCTGCTGGAGCTGATCCGGGAGCGGGGGGATCTGGAGGTTTCGGTGGACGAAGGTTCCATCATCTACCGGGAAACCATCACACAGCCCGTTGTTGGAATCGGGCATTTTGAGCCCCTGCGCCACTACGCGGAAGTTCATCTTTTGCTGGAGCCCTCCGCCGCGCCGGGGATCCGGGTGCAATCCAGGCTGGATGTCTCACGCCTGGCGGTGAACCGCCAGCAGCAGGTGCTTTATTGGCTGAGAAGCCGGGAACATCCCGGTGTCCTGACCGGAGCCTCACTGTCTCATTTGAGTATCACTCTGGTAGCCGGACGCGATCATGACAAACATACTCAAGGCGGGGACTTTCGGGAAGCGACCGGTCGAGCGCTCCGCCAGGGACTGCTTCAGGCAAGAGCCCTGGGCGCCTGCCGCCTGCTGGAACCCTTTTATCGCTTCCGAATTCTGACGGCGCAGTCCTTTGTCGGGCGGATTCTGACGGATTTGGATCGCCTGGGCGCAAAAGATCTTCTGACGCAGCCGGCAGAGGAAGGAATGGAGCTGTCCGGCATGGGACCGGTGGCAACCCTTCGGAGCTATTTCCGGGAACTGTCGGCCCTGACGCGGGGAGAAGCCCGGCTGTCCTATGACATTCACGGGTATGAGCCCTGTCATGACGAAGCCAGTGTGGTGGCGGCCGCAGCCTATGATCCGGAACAGGATGCGCTGGCACCGGGCGGAAGCGTGTTCTGCACAGGCGGTGCCGGGGCTCTGGTGCCCTGGGATCAGGTGGCAGCCATGGCTCACCTGGAACCGATGATTCTGGAGCCGGCAAAGGACTCGCCGGTGGCGACCGTGCGCCAATCGGATTCAGGTCCCATCGGCAGTGAGGAGATCGATCAGATCCTCAGTCGGACCTTTTATGCGAACGCCAACGAGAAAAAACAGTGGAAAAAGGCCAGGAAGGCTGACAGAGTAGAGACGGTGCGGCTCCCCCGGCAGGAAGCCCGAACCGGTCCGGACTATCTGCTCATCGATGGCTACAATGTGATACATGCCTGGCCCGAGCTGGCGGAACTGGCGAACGTGAATTTTGACGCTGCCCGGGAGAAGCTTATTGAAATACTGAAGGACCATGGGGGTTTTACGGCGGAACGGATCGAAGTAGTGTTTGACGCCTGGAAGGTCACCGGCGGCAGCGGCAGCCAGATCGATGACGAGGGAGTCACCGTGGTCTTTACCCGGGAGAATGAAACCGCCGATCGCTGGATCGAGCGGCGGTCCGGAGAACTGGCTCGCCGCCATCCGGTCCGGGTGGTCACTTCGGATCAGGCGGAGCAAATGATGGCTGCCGGTAGCGGCGCGCTGGTTTTTTCCGCCCGCCGCTTCCGCCAGATCGTCACGGAAGTCCGGGATGCCGCAATGGCAGAACACCAGCGCCGCAGTGGTCCGCAGATCCCCTACCGCCCGCTGCAGAATGTTCTGTCAGAGGAAAATTCTTTGAAAAGAGAAGACAAATAA
- a CDS encoding glycine/betaine/sarcosine/D-proline family reductase selenoprotein B, with protein sequence MEKKILYYVNQFFGQVGGEDQADFAPVLKDGAVGPAMGFEKELGGAGKVVATFICGDNYINEHTEPALAEFKKAMDQVKPDLVVVGPSFNAGRYGMASATVAEYVVDHYDLPVVSGMFEENPGLTVTKLKAYTVPTGNSAADMRKALPGMAAVAKKLLAGEKLDPKVDGYFKQGKRITEVSDQIGAARAVDMLMKRLNDQPYETELPMPTFDTVEPATPIQDLSKATIALVTSGGIVPVGNPDRIQSASAQKWGKYNVDGLDDLSVKFCTIHGGYDPVYANESPDRVLPLDALRKMEKEGKIGKVFEYMYTTTGTGTAVGNSIRFGKEIGKELKEAGVDGVILTSTUGTCTRCGATMVKEIERYGIPIVHMATIITISQSVGANRIVPTVAIPHPTGNPSLEAPDESKLRMGLVERAVHALSQPVTEPTLF encoded by the coding sequence ATGGAAAAGAAAATCTTATACTATGTTAACCAGTTCTTTGGCCAGGTCGGCGGCGAAGATCAGGCGGACTTTGCTCCGGTACTGAAAGACGGCGCGGTCGGACCAGCCATGGGCTTTGAGAAGGAACTTGGCGGTGCGGGAAAAGTCGTTGCCACCTTCATCTGCGGAGACAACTATATCAATGAGCACACCGAGCCAGCCCTGGCTGAGTTCAAGAAAGCCATGGATCAGGTGAAACCGGACCTCGTGGTGGTCGGACCATCCTTCAATGCCGGACGTTACGGCATGGCATCGGCCACCGTGGCTGAATATGTGGTAGACCACTATGATCTGCCCGTGGTATCCGGTATGTTTGAAGAAAATCCGGGTCTCACCGTCACAAAACTGAAAGCCTACACCGTCCCGACCGGAAACAGCGCGGCGGATATGAGAAAGGCTCTGCCAGGCATGGCAGCAGTAGCCAAAAAGCTTCTGGCCGGTGAAAAACTGGATCCGAAGGTGGACGGATACTTCAAGCAGGGCAAGCGCATTACGGAAGTTTCCGATCAGATCGGAGCCGCCCGCGCAGTTGACATGCTGATGAAACGGCTCAATGATCAGCCTTATGAGACGGAACTGCCCATGCCCACCTTTGATACTGTGGAACCGGCAACCCCGATTCAGGATCTGTCCAAGGCCACCATCGCACTGGTTACCTCCGGCGGAATCGTTCCGGTTGGAAATCCGGACCGGATTCAGTCAGCTTCCGCTCAGAAGTGGGGCAAGTACAACGTGGACGGGCTCGATGATCTGTCTGTCAAGTTCTGCACCATTCATGGCGGATATGATCCTGTATACGCCAATGAATCCCCGGACCGGGTTCTGCCCCTGGACGCGCTGCGCAAAATGGAAAAAGAAGGCAAGATCGGCAAGGTCTTCGAATACATGTATACAACCACCGGAACCGGAACGGCTGTAGGCAACTCCATTCGCTTTGGCAAGGAAATCGGAAAAGAACTTAAGGAAGCCGGAGTGGACGGCGTCATCCTGACCAGTACGTGAGGCACCTGTACTCGTTGCGGTGCAACGATGGTCAAAGAAATCGAACGGTACGGCATTCCGATCGTTCATATGGCAACCATTATTACAATATCCCAGTCAGTAGGAGCGAACCGGATCGTGCCCACCGTGGCAATCCCGCATCCCACCGGCAATCCGTCACTGGAAGCGCCGGATGAAAGCAAGCTTCGAATGGGCCTGGTAGAGCGCGCAGTCCATGCACTGTCTCAGCCGGTGACGGAACCGACCCTATTCTAA
- a CDS encoding ABC transporter ATP-binding protein, with product MAVQIELKDIRKTYGDQTVLEHLNLEIQEGEFITLLGPSGCGKTTTLRIIGGFETPDRGQVLFNGQDITLLPPHLRPVNTLFQQYSLFPHLNVYENVAFGLRIRGTREEDVRRQVQDMLKLVDLGGYEKRKVDSLSGGQKQRVAMARALILKPAVFLLDEPLGALDLKLRKEMQIELKRIQKEVGITFIFVTHDQEEALTLSDRIVVMNEGIIQQVGTPIDIYNEPINAYVADFIGESNILEGIMHADCDVTFSGHRFRCVDEGFDKNEPVDVVIRPEDVELVDPAEGMLRGTVLSSLFMGVHNEMRIQTNREIYLAHSTLHRNVGEEVGIRIIPFNIHIMRKGEVEGDESL from the coding sequence ATGGCAGTTCAAATTGAATTGAAAGACATTCGCAAAACCTATGGGGACCAGACGGTTCTTGAACATCTGAATCTTGAGATCCAGGAAGGGGAATTCATCACCCTGCTGGGTCCGTCCGGCTGCGGCAAAACCACAACCCTGCGCATCATCGGCGGGTTTGAAACCCCTGATCGCGGACAGGTTCTGTTCAACGGACAGGATATAACGCTTCTGCCGCCTCATTTGCGGCCGGTCAATACGCTATTCCAGCAGTACTCCCTGTTTCCTCATCTGAATGTCTATGAAAATGTGGCCTTTGGTCTGCGCATTCGCGGGACGAGAGAAGAGGACGTACGCCGTCAGGTGCAGGACATGCTGAAGCTGGTCGACCTGGGCGGGTATGAAAAACGCAAGGTGGACTCTCTATCCGGCGGCCAGAAGCAGCGCGTGGCCATGGCTCGGGCGCTGATTCTGAAGCCGGCGGTGTTCCTGCTGGATGAACCGCTGGGCGCTCTGGATCTGAAGCTGCGCAAGGAAATGCAGATCGAGCTGAAGCGCATCCAGAAAGAAGTCGGCATTACGTTTATTTTCGTAACCCACGACCAGGAGGAAGCTCTGACCTTGTCCGACCGCATCGTGGTCATGAATGAAGGGATCATTCAGCAGGTCGGAACCCCCATTGACATCTATAATGAGCCGATCAACGCCTATGTGGCAGACTTCATCGGGGAATCCAATATCCTGGAAGGCATCATGCACGCTGATTGTGACGTGACGTTTTCCGGACATCGGTTCCGCTGCGTCGACGAGGGCTTTGACAAGAATGAACCGGTAGATGTCGTCATTCGGCCGGAGGATGTGGAGCTGGTGGATCCAGCCGAAGGCATGCTGCGCGGCACCGTTCTCTCCAGTCTGTTCATGGGGGTCCATAACGAGATGCGGATCCAGACCAATCGGGAGATCTATCTGGCCCATTCCACCCTGCACCGGAACGTCGGAGAAGAAGTCGGCATCCGGATTATTCCCTTCAATATCCACATCATGCGCAAAGGGGAGGTCGAAGGAGATGAAAGCCTATAA
- a CDS encoding GrdX family protein — translation MILTNNILLREQNTVLWVEGDQVDVLKKARDLIHRGHRLLTSPLAASGRMHFSPVRSILLTDEAEQPEEDSILAIENSLQLLETSLAVHRVDYKNKDDYGFIDNELLTQALNEINELNARYQQIGGNQFETGKTQG, via the coding sequence ATGATTTTAACGAATAATATTTTGTTACGTGAACAGAATACCGTACTTTGGGTTGAAGGTGACCAGGTGGATGTGCTGAAAAAAGCCAGAGACCTGATCCATCGGGGGCATCGGCTCCTGACATCGCCGCTGGCTGCCAGCGGGAGAATGCATTTTTCCCCGGTTCGCTCCATTTTGTTGACAGACGAAGCGGAACAGCCGGAAGAAGATTCGATCCTGGCCATCGAAAACAGTCTGCAGCTTTTGGAAACATCCCTGGCAGTTCATCGAGTGGACTACAAGAATAAGGACGACTATGGATTCATCGATAATGAGCTTCTAACCCAAGCTCTTAACGAGATAAATGAGCTGAACGCTCGCTACCAACAAATAGGAGGGAATCAATTTGAAACTGGAAAGACGCAAGGTTAA
- a CDS encoding ABC transporter substrate-binding protein — MKPKMKWTQLVALLLLAFLLLPLLLGCTPDETDGATLNVYNWGEYIDKDLLAKFEEETGIHVVYSTFNTNEDLYVKLKNGVSNYDVVMPSDYMIEKMMKEGMLRPIDWDHVPNMKYVDPEFLNHSYDPDQKYSAPYFWGTLGIVYNTELVDEEVTSWDILWDEKYAREIIMLDSSRDSLGIALKRLGYSMNSTDEAQLAQAEELLIEQYPLVYAYLVDQTKDIMKNGEAALAVMYSGDAVDALSENENLAYAVPEEGSNLWFDSMVIPKSSRNPEQAEAFINFMLEPENAAQNAEYVWYSLPSSAAIELLSEDLKDSEVAYPDKSILDNLEVFRDPGAFVKKYDDIWQNVKNH; from the coding sequence ATGAAGCCAAAAATGAAATGGACCCAGCTGGTCGCCCTGCTGCTTCTGGCGTTTCTGCTCTTGCCGCTTCTGCTGGGCTGCACCCCGGATGAAACGGACGGAGCGACCCTCAATGTCTACAACTGGGGTGAATACATCGATAAGGACCTTTTGGCCAAGTTCGAGGAGGAAACCGGCATTCACGTCGTGTATTCCACGTTCAATACCAACGAGGATCTGTATGTCAAACTGAAGAACGGCGTATCCAATTATGATGTGGTGATGCCTTCTGACTATATGATCGAAAAGATGATGAAGGAGGGCATGCTGCGCCCCATTGACTGGGATCATGTGCCCAACATGAAGTATGTGGACCCTGAATTTTTAAATCATTCCTATGATCCGGATCAGAAGTATTCCGCGCCCTATTTCTGGGGAACGCTGGGCATTGTCTATAACACGGAGCTGGTTGATGAAGAAGTCACCTCCTGGGATATCCTGTGGGATGAAAAATACGCCAGGGAAATCATCATGCTCGATTCCAGCCGGGATTCGTTGGGCATTGCCCTGAAGCGCCTGGGTTATTCCATGAATTCCACCGATGAGGCTCAGCTGGCCCAGGCGGAGGAACTGCTGATCGAACAGTATCCGCTGGTATATGCCTATCTGGTCGACCAGACCAAGGACATCATGAAGAATGGCGAAGCCGCCCTGGCCGTCATGTATTCCGGGGATGCCGTTGATGCTCTTTCGGAGAACGAAAACCTGGCCTATGCAGTCCCGGAAGAAGGGTCCAACCTGTGGTTTGACTCCATGGTCATTCCCAAATCCTCCAGAAACCCGGAACAGGCCGAAGCGTTCATCAATTTCATGCTGGAACCGGAGAATGCGGCCCAGAATGCGGAATACGTATGGTATTCCCTGCCCAGCTCCGCGGCCATTGAACTGCTGTCGGAAGACCTGAAGGACAGTGAAGTCGCCTACCCGGACAAGTCCATTCTCGACAACCTGGAAGTGTTCCGGGATCCGGGTGCCTTTGTCAAAAAATACGATGACATCTGGCAGAACGTCAAGAATCATTGA